The following proteins come from a genomic window of Halomarina ordinaria:
- a CDS encoding phosphotransferase family protein → MSEGSEEYFERIVDTDRLADYLEDELGPAEEYHVEHHQEGHSNETLFVTWGERDLVIRRPPPGEVADNAHDVLREHRVVDALQGTDVPLPPTVLACEDHSVMGSDFYVMERVEGDVLRGGEPERFATPEARRRVGEELVDTLARIHAVDYEAVGLGDLGYPPGFTERQVKRWSEQLTWAFDVTAEEREVPTLYDVMEWLTENVPEGTPTALVHGDYKLDNVMYAPGDDPEVAAVFDWEMSTLGDPLTDLGWMLSYWWDEGDPDPPAATDTLTTNFMTREGYPTRRDLVERYEERTGFTYDEEADRFYRTLAVYKLAGLGEMFFRRYLEGNSDDPMYPRMRDGVPQLAARAQRIIDGEEPL, encoded by the coding sequence ATGAGCGAGGGAAGTGAGGAGTACTTCGAGCGCATCGTCGACACGGACCGACTCGCCGACTATCTCGAGGACGAACTCGGCCCCGCCGAGGAGTACCACGTCGAACACCACCAGGAAGGTCACTCGAACGAGACGCTGTTCGTCACCTGGGGGGAGCGCGACCTCGTCATCCGCCGGCCGCCGCCGGGCGAGGTGGCGGACAACGCCCACGACGTCCTCCGCGAACACCGCGTCGTCGACGCCCTGCAGGGGACGGACGTCCCGCTCCCGCCGACCGTGCTCGCCTGCGAGGACCACTCGGTCATGGGCAGCGACTTCTACGTGATGGAGCGCGTCGAGGGCGACGTCCTCCGAGGGGGCGAACCCGAGCGTTTCGCCACCCCCGAGGCGCGCCGTCGCGTCGGGGAGGAACTCGTGGACACGCTCGCGCGCATCCACGCCGTCGACTACGAGGCCGTCGGCCTCGGCGACCTGGGCTACCCGCCGGGGTTCACCGAGCGGCAGGTGAAACGCTGGTCCGAACAGCTCACGTGGGCGTTCGACGTCACGGCCGAGGAACGGGAGGTACCGACGCTGTACGACGTGATGGAGTGGCTCACCGAGAACGTCCCCGAGGGGACGCCGACGGCGCTCGTCCACGGCGACTACAAACTGGACAACGTGATGTACGCGCCCGGCGACGACCCCGAGGTCGCCGCCGTCTTCGACTGGGAGATGAGCACGCTCGGCGACCCGCTGACCGACCTCGGCTGGATGCTCAGCTACTGGTGGGACGAGGGCGACCCGGACCCGCCGGCGGCCACCGACACGCTCACGACGAACTTCATGACGCGCGAGGGCTACCCCACCCGACGCGACCTCGTCGAGCGCTACGAGGAGCGGACCGGCTTCACCTACGACGAGGAGGCCGACCGCTTCTACCGGACGCTCGCGGTGTACAAACTCGCCGGGCTGGGCGAGATGTTCTTCCGGCGCTACCTGGAGGGGAACTCCGACGACCCGATGTACCCCCGGATGCGCGACGGCGTCCCGCAACTCGCGGCACGCGCACAGCGCATCATCGACGGCGAGGAACCGCTCTGA
- a CDS encoding acyl-CoA dehydrogenase family protein — translation MEYHDSPEARELRDRARAFMDEVVIPTEREHQQEGDVPSSVVADLREEAREYEVFCPQIDEEWGGMGVAFRDVLPLFEEAGRSVLGAPAMRVDAPDEGNMHTIELVGTEEQKEEYLRPLVAGDINSAFSMTEPKQGAGSDPKMMQTKAEKDGDEWVLDGHKWWTTQGSEADVFIVMARTDMDAHPYAGTSLFLVPADADGVTIVRDIPHLSQGLIHSSHAEIEYDGVRIPEENLLGTLNEGFTHAQQRLGPARLTHCMRFTGMATRALDIAKAYMADREAFGSTLDEKQAQRFEVADFETELHASRTMVRHAAREITEGGEARIPVSMCKVFAAKTAQGAIDFSLQACGGAGISRDLPISDFYQAVRAFRIVDGADEVHKRVIARDAFEEVDEGELANLPEF, via the coding sequence ATGGAGTATCACGACTCACCCGAGGCGCGGGAACTCAGGGACCGCGCGCGAGCGTTCATGGACGAGGTCGTCATCCCGACCGAGCGGGAGCACCAGCAGGAGGGGGACGTCCCCTCGTCGGTGGTGGCCGACCTGCGCGAGGAGGCCCGCGAGTACGAGGTGTTCTGCCCACAGATAGACGAGGAGTGGGGCGGCATGGGCGTCGCCTTCCGCGACGTCCTCCCCCTGTTCGAGGAGGCGGGACGCTCCGTCCTCGGCGCGCCCGCGATGCGCGTCGACGCGCCCGACGAGGGGAACATGCACACCATCGAACTGGTGGGGACCGAGGAGCAGAAAGAGGAGTACCTGCGGCCGCTGGTCGCCGGCGACATCAACTCCGCGTTCTCGATGACCGAACCCAAGCAGGGGGCGGGGTCGGACCCGAAGATGATGCAGACGAAAGCGGAGAAGGACGGCGACGAGTGGGTCCTCGACGGCCACAAGTGGTGGACCACGCAGGGCAGCGAGGCGGACGTGTTCATCGTGATGGCCCGCACCGACATGGACGCCCACCCCTACGCCGGGACGTCGCTGTTCCTCGTGCCCGCCGACGCCGACGGCGTGACCATCGTCCGCGACATCCCCCACCTCAGCCAAGGGCTCATCCACAGCAGCCACGCCGAAATCGAGTACGACGGCGTCCGCATCCCCGAGGAGAACCTCCTCGGTACGCTGAACGAGGGGTTCACCCACGCCCAGCAGCGCCTCGGCCCCGCCCGTCTCACCCACTGCATGCGCTTCACCGGGATGGCGACGCGCGCGCTCGACATCGCGAAGGCGTACATGGCCGACCGCGAGGCGTTCGGGTCGACGCTCGACGAGAAGCAGGCCCAGCGCTTCGAGGTGGCCGACTTCGAGACCGAACTCCACGCCTCGCGCACGATGGTCCGCCACGCGGCCCGCGAGATAACCGAGGGCGGGGAAGCGCGCATCCCCGTCTCGATGTGCAAGGTGTTCGCGGCCAAGACCGCCCAAGGGGCCATCGACTTCTCGCTACAGGCCTGCGGCGGCGCGGGCATCAGCCGCGACCTCCCCATCTCGGACTTTTACCAGGCCGTCCGCGCCTTCCGTATCGTCGACGGCGCCGACGAGGTCCACAAGCGCGTCATCGCCCGCGATGCCTTCGAGGAGGTCGACGAGGGCGAACTGGCGAACCTCCCCGAGTTCTGA
- a CDS encoding SIR2 family NAD-dependent protein deacylase, with amino-acid sequence MDEDASIDDRTLRFAAGALADAGSAVAMTGAGVSTASGIPDFRGPDGVWARYDAEDFHISRFEADPAGFWADRLDLVDDLLGEGREPNAAHEALAALEREGVLEGVVTQNVDGLHQAAGSESVVELHGNGEHVVCVDCGARDALDAVRDGDLPPRCPACDGLYKPDVVLFGEQLPEYAWYRAHAMAQNAGAFLVAGSSLSVEPAASLPREAAARGTTLLLVNHERTALSGRAEYDFRADVTEALPALVDAVRDY; translated from the coding sequence ATGGACGAGGACGCGAGTATCGACGACCGGACGCTCCGGTTCGCGGCGGGTGCGCTCGCGGACGCCGGGTCGGCCGTGGCGATGACGGGTGCGGGCGTGAGCACGGCGTCGGGTATCCCCGACTTCCGCGGTCCGGACGGCGTCTGGGCGCGGTACGACGCGGAAGACTTCCACATCAGCCGTTTCGAGGCCGACCCGGCGGGCTTCTGGGCCGACCGCCTCGACCTCGTCGACGACCTCCTCGGGGAGGGGCGCGAGCCGAACGCGGCCCACGAGGCGCTCGCCGCGCTGGAGCGCGAGGGCGTCCTCGAAGGGGTCGTCACGCAGAACGTCGACGGCCTCCACCAGGCCGCCGGGAGCGAGTCGGTCGTCGAACTCCACGGCAACGGCGAGCACGTCGTCTGCGTCGACTGCGGCGCTCGCGACGCCCTCGACGCCGTCCGCGACGGCGACCTCCCGCCGCGCTGTCCGGCGTGCGACGGCCTCTACAAGCCCGACGTCGTCCTCTTCGGGGAGCAACTGCCCGAGTACGCCTGGTACCGCGCCCACGCGATGGCGCAGAACGCCGGGGCGTTCCTCGTCGCCGGGTCGTCGCTCTCGGTCGAACCGGCCGCCAGCCTCCCCCGCGAGGCCGCCGCGAGAGGGACGACGCTCCTCCTCGTCAACCACGAACGCACCGCGCTGTCGGGGCGCGCCGAGTACGACTTCCGAGCGGACGTCACCGAGGCGCTCCCGGCGCTGGTCGACGCCGTCCGGGACTACTAG
- a CDS encoding cupin domain-containing protein: protein MGYRIVHTDDVPVTDLSDIEEIPPDLDIRAVDEALEAENLKVKLWYFDPGEEIQYHAHAEQEELYYIVQGTFSLKVGESGEEEFVEAGPGTFYVAGPMTGHGHRNVGEEEGVILALGAPAVDDPGLDPHSLDE, encoded by the coding sequence ATGGGCTATCGAATCGTCCACACCGACGACGTACCGGTCACCGACCTCTCCGACATCGAGGAGATACCGCCGGACCTCGACATCCGTGCGGTCGACGAGGCGCTAGAGGCGGAGAACCTGAAGGTGAAACTCTGGTACTTCGACCCCGGTGAGGAGATACAGTACCACGCCCACGCCGAGCAGGAGGAACTGTACTACATCGTGCAGGGGACGTTCTCGCTCAAGGTGGGAGAGTCAGGAGAGGAGGAGTTCGTCGAGGCGGGGCCGGGGACGTTCTACGTCGCCGGCCCGATGACCGGCCACGGTCACCGGAACGTCGGCGAGGAGGAAGGGGTCATCCTCGCGCTCGGGGCGCCGGCCGTCGACGACCCGGGCCTCGACCCCCACAGCCTCGACGAGTAG